The following proteins are encoded in a genomic region of Coffea eugenioides isolate CCC68of chromosome 6, Ceug_1.0, whole genome shotgun sequence:
- the LOC113775286 gene encoding macrophage migration inhibitory factor homolog: MPCLDISTNVNLNGVDLDSVFSEATKTVAAIIGKPETFVMVLLKGSVPISFGGNKEPAALGEIISMGGINREVKRKLIAAIGTILETKLSIPRTRFVLKVYDTTMGRNQSKL; encoded by the exons ATGCCTTGCCTTGATATCTCTACCAACGTCAACCTAAATGGAGTCGACCTGGACTCTGTCTTTTCTGAAGCCACCAAAACTGTCGCTGCAATTATCGGAAAACCCGAAACT TTTGTGATGGTCCTGCTAAAGGGCTCGGTGCCGATATCTTTCGGCGGAAACAAAGAACCTGCTGCACTTGGGGAGATTATATCCATGGGTGGAATCAACAGGGAAGTCAAAAGGAAGCTGATTGCGGCCATCGGCACCATCCTGGAGACCAAATTGTCCATTCCCAGAACCCGATTCGTCCTCAAGGTTTATGACACGACAATGGGCCGCAACCAGTCCAAGTTGTGA
- the LOC113772866 gene encoding protein SIEL, giving the protein MVMEQRLLADAQFLLLGSQRHPRLLSSPHAALQPLLPLITSPGASLPTLSSLLKTLTLQLQCTTTTHLPRIVLSLLSALSDHHPDLRREISLAVRAFALRLLPFSPSSSFAHSLAILFKDADTSSDVTDEPTFLSICFRPCKASLRRWLLQNVDKFCVRPSVLIAVLLGFTKDPYPLTRKAALDGLVWLSDKFVAVEDQSLLQCCYFSAAELLFDAEDSVRCSAVRTVSEWGLLLVESNQDKCKIDWSDALFVQLCSMVRDMSMKVRTEAFDALAKVPMVSQNVLLLTLTKKATSATKEITFPGRYAAKIYKLPASAAAFAFIHGLEDEFFEVRRSACCALRTFAIAYGDFACEAVNLLMDMLNDDSVVVRLLALETMHHMAMYDCLKVQEGHLHMLLGALVDDSTLIRSAAMKILQLIRLHKLAMFKLCFEGLVRNLELYPQDEADLLSVLLNIGQNHGWFVAHLIQENTEKIEPSLGGRLGFESARIVALLVLAISAPVSIERGICSIPPRMYSYAVTLLGRISDGLIGTLNQNDLLSHLSRCSRFSCVSSSEFFRGEESAVPLVKSDTSLYPKNDGIHGSCSQRLLELERVVHPIANYPLKIHDEMESSMGNILQKIHSLWPLIRCGFADEATRTLRSWKKQLKTFTCDSSEPTAELVFVLQYLRTIKLLGRVWIRCMFPLKPCFGVRKLEVLFRKLERSLKEMKYRFLGFSSEQELHILELILVTLILKLSNVKACCPSTNLKEISSVVTRVEHLVGGRSVELSSFVIELQKILREIGPSTAVLENALLLQKSLEYYTLRQFMFSGILVHVAAKLDVYNNYENPLHYVLGLPAGIPIEITLRNISRESRIWLKMTFKEKLAQFVYLDLHGLSGGDECRKFTFVAPFFGPPKARSFLLKISIGMECSSEPPYRSNVCGGPKHELINISGDSEVFLTRVGG; this is encoded by the exons ATGGTGATGGAGCAGCGTCTCCTGGCCGACGCCCAATTCCTACTGCTGGGCAGCCAAAGGCATCCCCGCCTTCTATCCTCTCCCCATGCCGCCTTGCAGCCACTGCTGCCTCTCATTACAAGCCCCGGCGCCTCCCTCCCCACCCTATCCTCTCTCCTCAAAACCCTAACTCTTCAGCTCCAGTGCACCACCACCACCCACCTCCCCCGAATCGTACTCTCCCTCCTATCTGCCCTCTCTGACCACCATCCCGACCTCCGCCGCGAAATTTCCCTCGCTGTCCGTGCATTCGCCCTCCGCCTCCTTCCTTTCTCTCCATCTTCCTCCTTCGCTCATTCCCTCGCCATCCTCTTTAAGGATGCTGACACTTCCAGTGATGTCACCGACGAACCGACGTTCCTTTCCATTTGCTTTCGCCCGTGTAAAGCTTCCTTAAGGCGCTGGCTGCTTCAGAATGTGGATAAATTTTGCGTCAGGCCGTCGGTGTTGATCGCGGTCCTTTTAGGGTTCACCAAGGATCCGTATCCGTTAACCAGGAAAGCCGCCCTGGATGGTTTGGTTTGGCTCTCCGATAAGTTCGTTGCGGTGGAGGATCAGAGCCTGCTTCAGTGTTGCTATTTTTCCGCCGCTGAGCTTCTCTTTGATGCAGAGGATTCCGTCAGATGCTCTGCAGTTCGCACT GTTAGCGAGTGGGGACTGTTACTTGTGGAGTCCAACCAAGACAAGTGTAAAATTGATTGGTCTGATGCTTTGTTTGTTCAG CTTTGCTCAATGGTGAGGGACATGAGCATGAAGGTCAGAACTGAAGCTTTTGATGCCCTCGCAAAGGTTCCAATGGTTTCGCAGAATGTTTTATTGCTGACATTAACTAAGAAAGCTACATCCGCCACAAAAGAAATAACTTTTCCAGGCCGTTACGCTgcaaaaatatacaaattgccAGCATCAGCCGCAGCTTTTGCTTTTATTCATGGCCTGGAGGATGAATTCTTTGAG GTAAGAAGATCTGCGTGCTGTGCCTTGCGTACATTCGCCATTGCTTATGGTGATTTTGCATGCGAGGCTGTAAATCTCTTGATGGATATGCTTAATGATGATTCAGTGGTTGTGCGTTTACTAGCTCTGGAGACGATGCATCATATGGCCATGTATGACTGCCTAAAAGTTCAAGAAGGACACTTGCATATG TTGCTAGGGGCTCTAGTGGATGACTCTACCTTGATAAGATCCGCAGCAatgaaaattcttcaattaatcaGATTGCACAAATTGGCAATGTTTAAGTTATGTTTTGAAGGCCTTGTGAGAAACTTGGAATTGTATCCACAG GATGAAGCTGATTTGCTTTCTGTTTTGCTCAATATTGGGCAAAATCATGGGTGGTTTGTCGCCCACCTTATCCAGGAAAATACAGAAAAG ATAGAACCTTCTCTTGGAGGGAGATTGGGATTTGAGAGCGCAAGAATTGTTGCCTTGTTGGTGCTGGCCATCTCTGCCCCAGTCTCAATTGAACGAGGCATATGCAGTATTCCACCGAGGATGTACTCTTATGCAGTTACTTTACTGGGGAGAATTTCTGATGGTTTGATTGGTACTTTGAACCAGAATGACCTTCTGTCTCATCTTTCGCGTTGCAGCCGATTCTCATGTGTTTCCAGTTCTGAGTTTTTCAGAGGAGAAGAGTCAGCTGTCCCTCTGGTGAAAAGTGATACGTCCTTGTATCCAAAAAATGATGGGATTCATGGAAGTTGTTCTCAGAGATTACTGGAATTAGAGAGAGTAGTGCATCCAATTGCTAATTACCCTCTAAAAATACATGATGAAATGGAAAGTTCTATGGGCAATATCCTTCAAAAGATTCACAGCCTTTGGCCATTAATACGCTGTGGATTTGCAGATGAAGCAACTAGAACTTTAAG GAGTTGGAAGAAACAGTTGAAGACATTTACTTGTGATTCATCCGAACCCACAGCCGAGTTAGTTTTTGTTTTGCAATATCTGCGCACGATAAAACTGCTTGGAAGGGTATGGATCCGCTGTATGTTTCCTTTGAAGCCCTGCTTTGGGGTGAGGAAATTGGAAGTCTTATTTAGAAAGTTGGAAAGGAGCCTGAAAGAGATGAAGTATAGGTTCCTAGGTTTTAGCAGCGAGCAGGAGTTGCATATTTTAGAGCTAATTCTTGTTACACTTATATTGAAGTTGTCCAATGTCAAAGCCTGCTGTCCAAGTACTAATTTAAAGGAAATAAGTTCTGTAGTTACTCGTGTTGAACATCTTGTTGGAGGCAGATCAGTTGAACTCTCCAGCTTTGTGATAGAGCTTCAGAAGATACTGAGGGAAATTGGTCCCTCAACGGCTGTCCTTGAAAATGCACTTCTGCTCCAAAAGTCACTTGAGTACTACACTTTGAGGCAGTTTATGTTTTCTGGAATACTCGTACATGTGGCAGCTAAACTGGATGTGTACAACAACTATGAAAATCCTCTCCATTACGTTTTAGGTCTCCCTGCCGGCATACCAATTGAAATTACTTTGCGTAACATCTCAAGGGAAAGTCGCATATGGCTGAAGATGACTTTTAAAGAGAAGCTAGCTCAGTTTGTTTACCTGGATTTGCATGGACTAAGCGGGGGTGATGAATGTCGAAAATTTACATTTGTTGCACCCTTTTTTGGACCCCCTAAAGCGAGGTCCTTCTTACTGAAGATTAGCATTGGAATGGAATGCTCATCTGAGCCTCCTTACCGGTCGAATGTTTGTGGGGGACCGAAACACGAGCTTATTAATATTTCCGGAGATAGTGAAGTGTTTCTGACTAGGGTTGGTGGATAG
- the LOC113772868 gene encoding kelch-like protein 22, translated as MGVGRKQENFQLNDNLLPKMKQPATTYFARNLGKSNLGGVIFGCKNNTFKECLSKQIFGLPAQHFLYVKNIDPGLPLFLFNYTDRKLHGIFEAASCGQMNINPYAWTPDGSERTPYPAQVQIRIRLQCQPLLEDQFKPIILDNYYNVSHFWFELDHTQARRLMSKLSAMAIAPSTFVPQNTAKWRNALYGLPSNEKREEIGAYEQPILRNKFVNSPDPGNCQLLESSLGNQESDRDAKDIIYLKLKELAINLESSDAPMRGHVGEIATARDEKLGQESLLAEFSGKKNENNPVISYDLSDPSLVAQMLEGMKELMAFKEEQIQKANRMEQKLLEAEKEISQLKCRFMMLESRSNTSLVHVDGTGIKSCDDFHLDLDESIFLVGGYDGVLWSSALDLFSPSHDVLKSLKPMSSVRSYSSVAKLNGELYVFGGGTGSAWLDTVESYNFAQDQWSLCASLNKKKGSLAGATLDNKIFAFGGGNGVDCFSDVEMYDVNVGRWIPTRSMLQKRFALAAAELNGALYAVGGYDGDNYLKSAERFDPREHSWSRIESMNTKRGCHSVVVMNEKIYALGGYDECDMSPSIEIFDPRLGKWMTGEPMNHSRGYSAAAVLKESIYVIGGVKTGGDIVDTIECYKDGQGWQITNLSAPRRRCFCSAIVLGD; from the exons ATGGGCGTaggaagaaaacaagaaaacttcCAGTTGAATGACAATTTGCTTCCCAAAATGAAACAGCCAGCCACTACTTATTTTGCAAGGAATTTGGGAAAGAGCAACCTTGGTGGTGTCATATTTGGTTGCAAGAACAACACGTTTAAAGAATGTCTTTCGAAACAGATCTTTG GCTTGCCAGCTCAGCATTTCTTGTATGTAAAGAACATTGATCCAGGTCTGCCACTATTTCTGTTCAATTACACTGACAGGAAGCTTCATGGCATCTTTGAGGCTGCTAGTTGTGGACAAATGAATATAAATCCCTATGCATGGACACCAGATGGTTCTGAGAGAACACCATATCCTGCCCAA GTTCAAATACGTATAAGGCTGCAGTGTCAACCACTGCTAGAAGACCAGTTCAAGCCTATAATTCTGGACAACTATTATAATGTAAGCCATTTCTGGTTTGAGCTCGATCATACTCAAGCACGTAGATTGATGTCAAAACTCTCTGCAATGGCAATTGCTCCTAGTACATTTGTACCACAAAACACAGCGAAATGGAGGAATGCGTTGTATGGTTTACCTTCTAATGAGAAGAGAGAGGAAATTGGAGCTTATGAGCAACCAATCTTAAGGAACAAGTTTGTCAACTCCCCTGATCCTGGTAACTGCCAGCTACTAGAGTCATCCCTGGGTAATCAAGAATCAGATAGAGATGCAAAAGACATCATCTACTTGAAACTAAAAGAGCTAGCTATTAATCTTGAGTCCTCAGATGCACCTATGAGGGGACATGTAGGAGAAATTGCCACTGCCAGAGATGAGAAATTGGGGCAAGAATCATTGCTGGCAGAATTTTCAGGGAAGAAGAATGAAAATAATCCTGTAATTTCTTATGACTTGTCTGATCCATCACTGGTGGCTCAG ATGCTTGAAGGAATGAAAGAGCTAATGGCTTTCAAAGAAGAGCAAATCCAAAAGGCAAATCGTATGGAACAGAAACTG CTAGAGGCAGAAAAAGAAATCAGCCAACTAAAGTGTAGGTTTATGATGTTGGAGTCAAGGTCAAATACTTCCCTGGTGCATGTGGATGGAACAGGAATCAAGTCATGTGATGACTTCCACTTGGACCTTGATGAATCAATATTTCTCGTGGGTGGATATGATGGTGTATTGTGGTCATCAGCATTGGATTTGTTTTCTCCTTCACATGATGTCTTGAAATCTCTTAAGCCAATGAGTTCTGTTCGATCGTATTCCTCAGTGGCAAAGTTAAATGGAGAACTATATGTGTTTGGCGGTGGAACTGGTAGTGCATGGCTTGACACAG TTGAGTCATATAACTTTGCCCAAGATCAATGGAGTCTGTGCGCATCATTGAATAAGAAGAAAGGTAGCTTAGCTGGCGCTACTTTGGACAacaaaatttttgcatttgGTGGTGGAAATGGGGTTGACTGTTTTTCAGATGTGGAAATGTATGATGTAAATGTTGGAAGATGGATACCCACCAGGTCAATGCTACAAAAG CGATTTGCTCTTGCTGCAGCAGAGCTCAATGGTGCTCTCTACGCTGTTGGTGGATATGATGGGGACAATTATTTGAA ATCTGCAGAAAGATTTGATCCCAGGGAACATTCTTGGAGCAGAATTGAGAGTATGAATACCAAGAGGGGCTGTCACTCAGTAGTCGTTATGAATGAAAAGAT ATATGCCTTGGGAGGCTATGATGAATGTGACATGTCGCCAAGCATTGAGATATTTGACCCTCGGCTTGGAAAATGGATGACTGGGGAGCCGATGAACCATTCCAGGGGATATTCAGCTGCTGCTGTTCTGAAGGAGTCAATCTATGTAATTGGCGGAGTGAAGACCGGTGGAGACATTGTAGACACG ATTGAATGTTACAAGGATGGCCAAGGGTGGCAAATTACCAACTTGAGTGCACCAAGAAGACGGTGTTTTTGCTCAGCTATTGTTTTAGGAGATTGA